In Paeniglutamicibacter kerguelensis, one genomic interval encodes:
- a CDS encoding C-terminal binding protein gives MSATPLSTPQVLITDAADLDHTIALDLLSAAGLEAEYLNSRDRGEILAAARGCSGIILGYASLDAGMIAELPELKVIATMSAGFDMVDVRAAADAGITVCTVPSAATQDVATHAFAGMLALVRQIPRSQALTRAGDWTGTGLPVPPRPGNLTLGLVGFGRIAQYLAELAAPAFKEIIAYDPFTPAEFWPGNVRQAGLDEVLAAADVLSLHTPLTAETENLIDARALESMPDGSYLVNASRGGLVDEAALLEALDSGKLAGAMLDVLAEEPAPADHPLVNHPSAIVTPHTAYRSDASLREYIALPARNVIAVLRGTEPETSLRVPAAAN, from the coding sequence TTGTCAGCCACACCGCTTTCCACGCCTCAGGTCCTGATCACCGACGCCGCCGACCTTGACCACACCATCGCCCTGGACCTGCTCTCCGCCGCAGGCCTTGAGGCCGAGTACTTGAACTCCCGCGACCGCGGGGAAATCCTTGCCGCGGCACGGGGCTGCTCGGGCATCATCCTGGGTTACGCCTCGCTGGATGCCGGAATGATCGCCGAGCTTCCGGAGCTCAAAGTCATCGCCACCATGTCCGCTGGCTTCGACATGGTCGACGTCCGGGCCGCTGCCGACGCCGGAATCACCGTGTGTACGGTTCCCTCGGCGGCAACCCAGGACGTGGCAACCCACGCGTTCGCCGGAATGCTCGCGCTGGTCCGGCAGATCCCGCGCTCCCAGGCCCTCACGCGGGCCGGGGACTGGACAGGCACCGGGCTCCCGGTGCCGCCGCGCCCCGGCAACCTGACCCTGGGCCTGGTCGGGTTCGGCCGGATCGCCCAGTACCTTGCCGAGCTCGCCGCACCGGCGTTCAAGGAAATCATTGCGTACGATCCGTTCACCCCGGCGGAGTTCTGGCCCGGCAATGTGCGCCAGGCCGGGCTGGACGAGGTGCTGGCCGCGGCCGACGTGCTGAGCCTGCACACCCCGTTGACGGCGGAAACCGAAAACCTGATCGACGCCCGGGCGCTGGAGTCCATGCCGGACGGCTCCTACCTGGTGAACGCTTCCCGAGGCGGGCTGGTCGACGAGGCCGCACTGCTTGAAGCCCTGGATTCCGGGAAGCTGGCCGGGGCCATGCTGGACGTGCTGGCGGAGGAACCCGCACCGGCGGACCACCCGCTCGTCAACCACCCCTCGGCGATCGTCACCCCGCACACCGCCTACCGGAGCGACGCGTCGTTGCGCGAGTACATTGCTCTGCCCGCCCGCAACGTCATTGCCGTCCTGCGGGGCACCGAACCGGAAACGTCGCTCCGGGTTCCCGCCGCAGCGAACTAG
- a CDS encoding aspartate/glutamate racemase family protein encodes MSEYPVNAKRRQQLVPGLIGMSVHTDCVYLQEINRANPLNTVEPQVSSIRMVLQAIDFGQLIADLKTGRRDEAEVSIRQALAAVQRAGADFLVVTANTVSAMLDDMADAVSVPVLDITKAVFSAAREQGLSRQGLLSTSQTAKSGIYQDGAAEFGCSVITPPAGIAEAVDEAIFQRLIRGICIEQDAKTILDAVSWFKSQGADSVILGCTDMTLLAEQFTLSPLPLLDSTVLHAHAAHYVATTGDLDRYCVRYPAGA; translated from the coding sequence TTGTCTGAATATCCGGTCAATGCGAAACGCCGTCAACAATTGGTGCCGGGCCTCATTGGGATGTCGGTGCACACGGATTGCGTGTATCTGCAGGAGATCAACCGCGCGAATCCGCTGAACACCGTGGAGCCGCAAGTCAGCAGCATCAGGATGGTCCTGCAAGCCATCGATTTCGGCCAACTGATCGCGGACCTGAAGACCGGCCGCCGGGATGAGGCCGAGGTGTCGATCCGGCAGGCGCTGGCGGCCGTCCAGCGGGCCGGGGCCGACTTCCTGGTGGTCACCGCGAACACCGTCAGCGCCATGCTTGATGACATGGCCGACGCGGTGTCTGTGCCGGTGCTGGACATCACCAAGGCGGTCTTTAGCGCTGCACGGGAGCAAGGACTGTCCCGGCAGGGCCTGCTCAGCACCTCGCAAACCGCAAAGTCGGGCATCTACCAGGACGGCGCGGCGGAATTTGGATGCTCGGTCATCACCCCGCCGGCCGGGATTGCCGAGGCCGTCGATGAGGCCATCTTCCAGCGGCTGATCCGCGGCATCTGCATCGAGCAGGACGCGAAAACCATCCTGGATGCTGTGTCGTGGTTCAAAAGCCAGGGAGCGGATTCGGTGATCCTTGGGTGCACCGACATGACGCTGCTGGCCGAGCAGTTCACGTTGTCCCCGCTGCCGTTGCTGGACAGCACCGTGCTCCACGCCCACGCGGCGCACTACGTGGCGACCACTGGCGACCTGGACCGCTATTGCGTGCGGTATCCGGCGGGCGCATAG
- a CDS encoding ABC transporter ATP-binding protein translates to MSVNDIDTRKPNVLEVENLSKSFTVSAGSSGSRKLKALDGINLSVRKGETLGLVGESGCGKSTLARTLMMLEQPDSGTVRFDGQDPFAFRGKALLAWRRRVQMVFQDPFASLNARMTAGQIISEPFATHRDLYRGSAARTKRLNELLDLVGLRATDAYKTPQEFSGGQRQRIGIARALALDPDLIILDEPVSALDLSVQAQVLNLLNELQQQLGVSYIFISHDLSVVRHVTDRVAVMYLGRIIETGSTEDVFDRPLHPYTAALMSASPKLDPAMRPARRIVLQGELPSPLDPPSGCRFRTRCWKAEDICASLRPEETTSVAEGTISLGIPTVGPRDEMHMAECHFPVSSAAEAGLVPVG, encoded by the coding sequence ATGAGCGTCAACGACATCGATACCCGGAAGCCGAACGTCCTTGAGGTGGAGAACCTGAGCAAGTCGTTCACCGTCTCGGCGGGATCGTCCGGATCCAGGAAGCTGAAGGCGCTCGACGGGATCAACCTCTCGGTCCGCAAGGGCGAAACCCTGGGCCTCGTGGGGGAATCGGGCTGCGGAAAGTCCACGCTGGCCCGCACGCTGATGATGCTGGAACAGCCGGATTCCGGCACCGTCCGCTTCGACGGGCAGGATCCGTTTGCGTTCAGGGGCAAGGCGCTTCTGGCCTGGCGTCGGCGCGTGCAGATGGTGTTCCAGGATCCCTTTGCCTCCCTCAACGCGCGGATGACCGCCGGCCAGATCATCTCCGAACCATTCGCCACGCACCGGGATTTGTACCGCGGATCCGCTGCCCGAACGAAGAGGTTGAACGAGCTGCTGGATTTGGTGGGGCTGCGTGCCACCGATGCCTACAAGACCCCGCAGGAGTTCTCCGGCGGCCAGCGCCAACGCATCGGCATTGCCCGCGCCCTGGCGCTGGACCCTGACCTGATCATCCTCGATGAGCCGGTCTCCGCCCTGGACCTCTCGGTGCAGGCCCAGGTGCTGAACCTGCTCAACGAACTGCAGCAGCAGCTGGGAGTCAGCTACATCTTCATCTCCCACGACCTGTCCGTGGTCCGCCACGTGACCGACCGGGTGGCGGTGATGTACCTGGGGCGGATCATCGAAACGGGTTCCACGGAGGATGTCTTTGACCGGCCGCTGCACCCGTACACCGCGGCGCTGATGTCGGCCTCGCCGAAACTCGACCCGGCCATGCGCCCGGCCCGGCGGATCGTGTTGCAGGGCGAGCTTCCCTCGCCGTTGGATCCGCCCAGCGGGTGCCGTTTCCGGACCCGGTGCTGGAAGGCCGAGGACATCTGCGCCTCGCTGCGGCCGGAAGAAACCACCAGTGTGGCCGAGGGAACGATTTCCCTAGGCATTCCCACGGTCGGACCGCGCGACGAGATGCACATGGCCGAATGCCACTTCCCGGTGTCCAGCGCCGCCGAGGCCGGGTTGGTTCCGGTCGGGTAG
- a CDS encoding UPF0158 family protein, whose product MLKLEDLDLERIGWAMQDDHSLGAEFYLNLDTGEIVIPGFEEDLAMEDIEAGNYAYIDRIEPYESYQHMEDFAVSLPDGRARTELEQTLIRSHPFRHFKDVLGSFPDEREAWFEFKDRAMRVVIIRWLVGIKAIEDPDHGFGNEDRTD is encoded by the coding sequence ATGCTGAAACTTGAAGACCTCGACCTGGAGCGGATCGGCTGGGCCATGCAGGACGATCACTCCTTGGGTGCCGAGTTCTACCTGAACCTGGACACCGGCGAAATCGTGATTCCCGGCTTCGAGGAAGACCTTGCCATGGAGGACATCGAGGCGGGCAATTACGCCTATATCGACCGCATCGAACCCTACGAGTCATACCAACACATGGAGGACTTCGCGGTCTCGCTGCCGGACGGCCGGGCCCGCACCGAACTCGAGCAGACACTGATCCGCAGCCACCCCTTCCGGCATTTCAAGGACGTACTCGGCTCCTTCCCCGACGAACGCGAGGCCTGGTTCGAGTTCAAGGACCGGGCCATGCGCGTGGTCATCATCCGGTGGCTGGTCGGCATCAAGGCCATCGAGGACCCCGACCATGGTTTCGGCAACGAGGACAGGACTGACTAG
- a CDS encoding ABC transporter ATP-binding protein has protein sequence MMEVLESRTHKQTTAEKVLEVEGLDVDIRTPKGTVRVVGNVSFTAYKGQTLALLGESGCGKSVTAKAIAGLLDPVASVAGGSVELEGADLNAMSPRQRREVAGPGLGIVFQDALTALNPVYTVGTQLGEAFRIHRGMNKKQALVEAVELMRRVGIPEPELRVFAYPHQFSGGMRQRILIAMAVALSPRLLIADEPTTALDVTVQAQIMQLLRRLREEEDMAVVLITHDLAVVAEEADDVCIMYAGNVVERGPVATVFSAPTHPYTKGLLESVPTHAQRGDDLSSIPGSPPELQLIPAGCVYQDRCPIAAQVCREKRPELRPSGENQFSACHFSETLSAGAAPKRAAEPVASPQSAPTPQGENA, from the coding sequence ATGATGGAAGTTCTTGAATCCCGCACCCACAAGCAAACCACCGCCGAAAAGGTCCTGGAGGTGGAGGGACTCGACGTCGACATCCGCACCCCCAAGGGCACCGTCCGGGTCGTGGGCAACGTCAGCTTCACGGCGTACAAGGGACAAACCCTGGCGCTGCTGGGCGAATCGGGCTGCGGCAAGTCCGTGACCGCCAAGGCCATCGCGGGTCTGCTGGACCCGGTGGCGTCCGTGGCCGGGGGAAGCGTTGAATTGGAAGGCGCGGACCTGAACGCGATGAGCCCGCGGCAACGCCGTGAAGTCGCGGGACCGGGCCTGGGCATTGTCTTCCAGGATGCGCTCACCGCGCTGAACCCCGTCTACACGGTGGGAACGCAACTGGGCGAGGCCTTCCGGATCCACCGCGGGATGAACAAGAAGCAGGCCTTGGTCGAGGCCGTCGAACTGATGCGCCGCGTCGGCATCCCCGAGCCCGAGCTGCGCGTCTTCGCCTACCCGCACCAATTCTCCGGCGGCATGCGCCAACGCATCCTGATTGCCATGGCGGTTGCCTTGAGCCCGCGGTTGCTGATCGCCGACGAGCCCACCACGGCCCTCGATGTGACGGTGCAGGCGCAGATCATGCAATTGCTGCGGCGCCTGCGCGAGGAGGAGGACATGGCGGTCGTCCTGATCACCCACGACCTGGCGGTGGTGGCCGAGGAGGCCGACGACGTCTGCATCATGTATGCGGGCAACGTGGTCGAGCGCGGCCCGGTCGCGACGGTGTTTTCCGCGCCCACCCACCCCTACACCAAGGGCCTGCTCGAGTCCGTTCCCACGCACGCGCAGCGCGGGGACGACCTGTCCTCGATTCCCGGAAGCCCGCCCGAACTGCAGCTGATCCCCGCCGGGTGCGTGTACCAGGACCGTTGCCCGATCGCGGCGCAGGTATGCCGCGAGAAGCGCCCCGAACTGCGCCCCAGCGGAGAGAACCAGTTCTCCGCCTGCCACTTTTCGGAAACGTTGTCCGCGGGCGCGGCGCCGAAGCGCGCCGCCGAACCAGTTGCCTCGCCGCAATCCGCTCCAACACCGCAAGGGGAAAACGCATGA